The following are encoded together in the Methylomonas methanica MC09 genome:
- the tssJ gene encoding type VI secretion system lipoprotein TssJ, whose amino-acid sequence MKRYISLVLLNAVLLGCASEPPVQPPPPPPTIVNLQIETSADLNADINGNGAPLMLRIYELREQSNFNSADFFAIFNNEKATLAADLVRKQELLLQPGETKSLSLNPDNDVQSIGFFAGFRQLDTAQWRAVASVKEHQTQSVQIKLKNNQLTVEVPN is encoded by the coding sequence ATGAAACGATATATATCTCTGGTTTTGCTGAATGCCGTGTTGCTGGGTTGCGCCAGCGAACCGCCGGTTCAGCCCCCGCCCCCGCCGCCGACTATCGTGAACTTGCAAATAGAAACGTCTGCCGATCTGAATGCCGATATTAATGGTAACGGCGCGCCGCTTATGTTACGGATATACGAATTGCGCGAACAAAGCAATTTCAATTCCGCCGATTTTTTTGCGATCTTCAACAATGAAAAAGCCACGCTGGCGGCTGATTTAGTGCGTAAACAAGAGCTGCTGTTACAACCCGGCGAAACCAAAAGCCTGAGCCTGAATCCGGATAACGATGTGCAATCCATCGGTTTTTTTGCCGGTTTCCGGCAACTGGACACCGCGCAATGGCGAGCCGTGGCAAGTGTCAAAGAGCACCAAACCCAATCGGTGCAAATCAAATTGAAAAATAACCAATTAACGGTGGAAGTTCCGAATTGA
- a CDS encoding serine/threonine-protein kinase: MNSFDQALKAFQLSNISVDQLLQIARQTGQASEATVAEAKRCLDAEFRAGQIAPQIYAALDAELSDKTQIAPSTLHATDTPARAPISEEATVLQEPRTANEPATVIQDPRAATEPPTVIQGPRATSEPSTVMDTESLLNGLQESHPYQELTVGSTLKNRFVLQQLLGVGGMGMVFKATDLRKIEAQDKEPYVALKVLNQDFQANPMALVSLQRETKRAQTLSHPNIIKVYDFDRDGGHVFMSMEYLQGKPLSHLIKEYPEGMPFKQAWPLIHAMADALRHAHKKNIVHSDFKPGNVLIDESGEVRVLDFGIACAIGRGDKDHQDATVFNARSLGAYTPAYASLEQLQNSDPDPRDDIYALACVSYELLTGKHPFGRLSAEKAQEVNLQAKAIAKLSRRQFKGLQNALAFEQAKRTKTIDAFLSALGPRSTVFYGLWGTGIFAFGLFAANIYLSMIAPPKVVETPKVNVQLSPEQQQKIKDLLELAGIHADVGYLTAPTGSNALWAYREVLKIDPYNKAATNGIIGIADTLEQHAWEAYERNDRSTALKKVQDGLEAYPTHKGLLSLQAKLRSNP, from the coding sequence ATGAACTCATTTGACCAAGCACTGAAAGCTTTTCAATTGTCGAACATCAGTGTCGACCAATTATTGCAAATCGCTCGCCAGACGGGACAAGCTTCCGAAGCTACTGTTGCGGAAGCCAAACGCTGTTTGGACGCCGAATTCCGGGCCGGGCAAATAGCGCCGCAAATTTACGCGGCCTTGGACGCGGAACTGAGCGATAAAACCCAAATTGCCCCATCCACCCTGCACGCGACAGACACCCCTGCTCGCGCCCCCATCAGCGAGGAAGCCACCGTTCTGCAGGAACCGCGCACGGCTAACGAACCCGCTACCGTTATCCAGGACCCACGCGCAGCCACCGAGCCGCCCACCGTTATTCAGGGCCCGCGCGCAACCAGCGAGCCATCCACTGTCATGGACACGGAATCCTTGCTTAACGGTTTGCAGGAGTCCCACCCCTACCAGGAATTAACGGTCGGCAGCACCTTGAAAAACCGTTTCGTACTGCAGCAACTGCTGGGCGTCGGCGGCATGGGCATGGTGTTTAAAGCCACGGATTTACGAAAAATCGAGGCTCAGGATAAAGAGCCGTACGTGGCGTTGAAAGTGTTGAACCAGGATTTTCAGGCCAACCCGATGGCCCTGGTGTCCCTGCAACGCGAAACCAAACGCGCGCAAACCCTGTCGCACCCGAATATTATAAAGGTGTACGATTTCGACCGGGATGGCGGACATGTGTTCATGTCCATGGAATACCTGCAGGGCAAGCCGCTTAGCCATTTGATCAAGGAATATCCTGAAGGTATGCCGTTTAAACAGGCCTGGCCGCTTATTCACGCCATGGCGGATGCCTTGCGGCACGCGCATAAAAAGAACATCGTGCACTCGGATTTCAAACCCGGCAACGTGCTGATCGACGAAAGCGGCGAAGTCAGAGTGCTGGATTTCGGTATCGCCTGCGCTATTGGCCGCGGCGATAAAGATCATCAAGATGCTACGGTCTTCAATGCCCGCTCCCTGGGCGCATATACGCCAGCTTACGCCTCGCTGGAACAACTGCAAAACAGCGATCCCGATCCGCGCGACGACATTTATGCCCTGGCTTGCGTCAGTTACGAGCTTTTGACCGGCAAACACCCTTTCGGACGCCTGTCCGCCGAAAAAGCCCAGGAAGTAAATCTACAGGCTAAAGCCATTGCCAAATTATCCCGCCGGCAATTCAAGGGTTTGCAAAACGCCTTGGCATTCGAGCAAGCCAAGCGCACCAAGACCATAGATGCCTTTCTATCCGCACTGGGTCCGCGCTCCACGGTATTTTACGGTTTATGGGGTACGGGTATTTTCGCCTTCGGCTTGTTTGCGGCCAATATCTATTTGAGCATGATCGCCCCGCCCAAGGTAGTGGAAACGCCCAAGGTCAACGTGCAACTGTCGCCGGAGCAACAACAAAAAATCAAGGACCTGCTGGAATTGGCCGGCATTCATGCCGATGTCGGTTACCTGACCGCTCCCACCGGCAGCAACGCCTTATGGGCTTACCGGGAAGTGCTGAAGATCGACCCCTACAATAAAGCCGCCACCAACGGCATCATCGGTATCGCCGACACGTTGGAGCAACACGCGTGGGAAGCTTATGAAAGAAACGACCGCTCAACCGCTTTGAAAAAAGTCCAGGACGGCTTGGAGGCGTATCCGACCCACAAAGGCTTGCTTAGCTTGCAAGCCAAACTCCGTTCCAACCCGTAG
- a CDS encoding autotransporter outer membrane beta-barrel domain-containing protein, protein MRQTTRSSAIATLPSHRVKACYATRQILIGVGALLFGGSVLAQSINPNQQAAGAVLNNCFTIYDDLVSGESIDPSDVPPICSTSYTPESIQSITPDQIFSMGSMATRLNGGKVTQPADYFGLNQKQHLGGGSGDIEIPRLNFWSKVDSGFGSLSNTFNQPGFKFDNHNFVFGADYRLQDNWVAGGSFAYRHNNASFNAGRGETTNDSYTGALYTAYNITDEAHVEATASYGGFNYDTRRNITVNGQSSVAKASPDGGQYAFSWGGGYDFNFQALTVAPYVRGEYMNLDIDGYSESGSLYAVRFGKQSIESLTSTIGIQTAYAISFPWGVLIPQLRGEWHHQFKDGQRQIQTGFINDPLNQTFVMTSEGPSRDYYTVGGEVSSVFAGGVSAFLAYESLQGYSNVNSNRFMLGARLEF, encoded by the coding sequence ATGCGGCAAACCACCCGCTCATCAGCCATCGCAACATTGCCATCGCACAGGGTCAAGGCATGTTACGCAACTCGGCAAATACTCATAGGCGTAGGCGCGTTGCTTTTTGGCGGTTCGGTTTTAGCCCAGAGCATCAATCCCAACCAACAAGCTGCGGGAGCGGTATTAAACAACTGCTTTACTATCTATGACGACTTGGTATCGGGCGAGTCCATAGACCCAAGCGATGTCCCGCCGATATGCAGCACCAGTTACACGCCGGAAAGCATTCAAAGCATCACCCCCGACCAGATCTTCTCGATGGGCTCCATGGCTACCCGGCTTAACGGCGGCAAAGTCACCCAGCCCGCCGATTATTTCGGTTTAAATCAAAAACAACATCTGGGCGGCGGTTCCGGCGATATCGAAATTCCGCGCTTGAACTTTTGGAGCAAAGTGGACAGCGGCTTCGGTTCGCTGTCCAACACCTTTAACCAGCCTGGATTCAAGTTCGACAACCACAATTTCGTGTTCGGCGCCGATTACCGCCTGCAAGACAATTGGGTGGCGGGCGGCTCTTTCGCCTACCGACACAATAACGCCAGCTTTAATGCCGGACGCGGCGAGACAACCAACGACAGCTACACCGGTGCGCTCTATACCGCGTACAACATCACCGACGAGGCGCACGTGGAAGCCACGGCATCCTACGGCGGCTTTAACTACGACACCCGCCGCAATATCACGGTCAACGGTCAATCCTCTGTCGCCAAAGCCTCGCCTGACGGCGGCCAATACGCATTCAGCTGGGGCGGCGGTTACGATTTTAATTTCCAGGCCTTGACTGTCGCCCCATATGTGCGCGGCGAATACATGAATCTGGATATAGACGGTTACAGCGAATCCGGCAGCCTGTACGCGGTTCGCTTCGGCAAACAAAGCATAGAATCCTTAACCTCGACGATCGGCATACAAACCGCGTATGCGATCAGCTTTCCCTGGGGCGTCTTGATACCGCAACTGCGCGGTGAATGGCACCACCAGTTCAAGGACGGACAACGCCAAATCCAGACCGGTTTTATTAACGACCCGCTTAACCAAACCTTCGTAATGACCAGCGAAGGCCCCAGCCGCGACTACTACACCGTTGGCGGGGAAGTTTCCAGCGTGTTCGCAGGCGGCGTCTCGGCATTTTTAGCTTATGAAAGCTTGCAAGGCTATTCCAACGTCAACAGCAATAGATTCATGTTGGGCGCCAGACTGGAATTCTAA
- a CDS encoding CvfB family protein produces the protein MIEFGKLNTLTISNRRDNQIYLDGGELGEIALADKDVKGQVGDSLRVFVYIDGKNQTIATTVIPKAQADEVACLKVVSLSHAGAFLDWGLPKDLLLPFSEQKGKMVEGRSVLVRLFLDENNRIAASMLLDDFIQDEAFYYKDGQAVTLMIADETELGFKAVVDHKYWGVLYKNEIFQPLRRGQVVSGFIKKVRPDRKLDLILSQEKYGQKVDGTSEKILAVLEKHGGYIGLTDKSPPEMIYDTFAVSKKVFKQAIGGLYKQRRIVIEDNGIRLVGKD, from the coding sequence ATGATCGAATTCGGCAAACTCAACACGCTGACTATCAGTAATCGGCGCGACAACCAGATATATCTGGACGGTGGCGAACTGGGCGAAATTGCGCTGGCGGATAAGGATGTCAAAGGTCAAGTAGGGGACAGTCTGCGGGTATTTGTTTATATCGACGGTAAAAACCAAACCATCGCCACTACCGTAATTCCTAAAGCTCAAGCCGATGAAGTGGCTTGCTTGAAGGTGGTGTCGTTGAGCCATGCCGGGGCATTTCTGGATTGGGGCTTGCCCAAGGATTTGCTGCTGCCGTTTAGCGAACAAAAAGGCAAGATGGTGGAAGGGCGTAGCGTGTTGGTGCGTTTGTTTCTGGATGAAAATAACCGTATCGCCGCGTCGATGTTGCTGGACGATTTTATTCAGGACGAAGCGTTTTATTACAAGGACGGGCAGGCGGTGACGTTAATGATTGCCGATGAGACCGAACTGGGTTTTAAAGCCGTGGTGGACCATAAATATTGGGGGGTTTTGTATAAAAACGAAATTTTCCAGCCCCTGCGGCGCGGGCAGGTAGTGAGCGGTTTTATCAAAAAAGTACGTCCCGACCGTAAGTTGGATTTGATTTTGAGCCAGGAAAAATACGGGCAAAAAGTCGACGGCACGTCCGAGAAAATTCTGGCCGTACTGGAAAAGCACGGCGGTTACATCGGCTTGACGGACAAGAGTCCGCCGGAAATGATCTATGACACTTTTGCGGTCAGTAAAAAGGTGTTTAAGCAAGCTATCGGCGGATTGTATAAACAGCGCAGGATAGTCATAGAGGATAACGGCATCCGCTTGGTCGGTAAAGACTAG
- the parE gene encoding DNA topoisomerase IV subunit B → MSNEYNAAAIEVLSGLDPVRKRPGMYTDTTRPNHLVQEVVDNSVDEALAGHADTIDVTLYKDGSVRVVDNGRGMPVDIHPEQGIPGVEVILTQLHAGGKFSNKNYQFSGGLHGVGVSVVNALSEKLLVEIKRGGGVYQMEFTGGDKVSELVQTGSVGKNNTGTSVQFWPDGKYFDSNRVSVSKLKHVLRAKAVLCPGLKISLKSELSDEQFEWCYQNGLQEYLLDRVGDAEIFPQPPFMANMAASNEAVEWGIVWTPDSLPETINESYVNLVPTAQGGTHVNGLRAGLTEAMREFCDIRNLLPRGVKIAPEDVWESCHFVLSVKLEDPQFSGQTKERLSSRECVTFVSGVAKDTFSLWLNQHPREGEKIAEIILASAQKRLKSSKKIVRKKITSGPALPGKLADCSAQDISRTELFLVEGDSAGGSAKQARDREFQAIMPLRGKILNTWEVDSGEVMASQEVHDIAVALGIEPDSHDLQNLRYGKICILADADSDGNHIATLICALFYRHFNALVKAGHVFVAMPPLYRVDVGKKVFYALDESERLGVLARIEAEKLTGKVNIQRFKGLGEMNPSQLRETTMNPDTRRLVQLTITENDETFEGMDLLLAKKRAGDRKNWLEDKGNLAEV, encoded by the coding sequence ATGAGTAACGAATACAATGCGGCGGCGATTGAGGTCTTGAGCGGTCTCGATCCGGTGCGCAAACGACCAGGTATGTACACCGACACCACCCGCCCCAACCATTTGGTGCAGGAAGTGGTGGATAACAGCGTCGACGAGGCTTTGGCCGGGCACGCCGACACGATAGACGTGACGTTATATAAAGACGGATCGGTGCGGGTGGTGGATAACGGCCGCGGCATGCCGGTGGACATACATCCCGAACAGGGCATACCCGGTGTGGAAGTGATTCTGACCCAGTTGCATGCCGGCGGCAAATTTTCCAACAAAAACTATCAATTTTCCGGTGGTTTGCACGGGGTCGGCGTATCGGTGGTCAATGCGCTCTCCGAAAAGCTGCTGGTGGAAATCAAGCGCGGCGGCGGTGTCTATCAAATGGAGTTTACCGGCGGCGATAAGGTTAGCGAATTAGTCCAAACCGGCTCGGTAGGTAAAAACAATACCGGTACCAGTGTACAGTTTTGGCCGGACGGCAAATATTTCGACTCCAACAGGGTGTCGGTTTCCAAACTCAAGCATGTGCTACGGGCCAAGGCGGTATTATGTCCGGGTTTGAAAATCAGCCTGAAGTCGGAGCTTAGCGACGAGCAATTCGAGTGGTGTTATCAAAACGGTTTGCAGGAGTATTTGCTGGACCGAGTCGGCGATGCGGAAATTTTTCCGCAACCGCCGTTCATGGCAAATATGGCGGCCAGCAATGAAGCCGTGGAGTGGGGCATAGTCTGGACGCCGGACAGCTTGCCGGAGACCATAAACGAAAGTTATGTGAATCTAGTGCCGACCGCCCAGGGCGGTACCCATGTCAACGGCCTGCGGGCCGGCTTGACCGAAGCGATGCGGGAGTTTTGCGATATCCGCAACTTGTTGCCGCGCGGGGTTAAAATCGCACCGGAAGACGTCTGGGAAAGCTGCCACTTCGTGCTGTCGGTGAAGTTGGAAGATCCGCAATTTTCCGGGCAAACCAAGGAGCGGTTGAGCTCGCGCGAATGCGTGACCTTCGTCTCCGGCGTGGCCAAGGATACCTTTAGCCTTTGGCTGAATCAGCATCCGCGGGAAGGCGAGAAAATCGCCGAGATTATCCTGGCCAGCGCGCAAAAACGCTTGAAGTCCAGCAAGAAAATCGTGCGTAAAAAAATCACCAGCGGCCCGGCGTTACCCGGCAAGTTGGCGGATTGTTCGGCGCAGGACATCAGTCGTACCGAGCTGTTTCTGGTGGAAGGCGATTCGGCCGGCGGCTCGGCCAAACAGGCTCGCGACCGGGAGTTTCAAGCCATCATGCCGTTGCGCGGCAAGATTTTGAATACCTGGGAAGTCGATTCCGGCGAAGTAATGGCCTCGCAAGAAGTGCATGACATCGCCGTGGCGTTGGGTATAGAGCCGGACAGCCACGATTTGCAAAACCTGCGCTACGGCAAAATCTGTATTTTGGCCGATGCCGACTCGGATGGCAATCACATCGCTACCTTGATCTGCGCGTTGTTTTACCGGCATTTCAATGCCTTGGTCAAGGCCGGGCATGTGTTTGTGGCGATGCCGCCGTTGTACCGGGTCGACGTGGGTAAAAAGGTGTTTTATGCCTTGGACGAGTCGGAGCGCTTGGGTGTGCTGGCGCGGATAGAAGCGGAAAAACTCACCGGCAAGGTCAATATTCAACGCTTCAAAGGCTTGGGCGAAATGAACCCTTCGCAATTGCGCGAAACCACCATGAATCCGGACACCCGGCGCTTGGTGCAGCTGACCATTACGGAAAACGACGAAACCTTCGAGGGCATGGATTTATTGCTGGCTAAAAAGCGTGCCGGCGACCGCAAGAACTGGCTGGAAGATAAGGGTAATCTGGCGGAAGTGTAG
- a CDS encoding type II toxin-antitoxin system RelE family toxin, with the protein MAYRIEFKQGVEKDLAKIPKALALKILDRIAALSEEPRPDGCKKLKGSENTYRIRVNDYRVVYSIIDQKLVIQIIKIGHRKDIYQ; encoded by the coding sequence ATGGCGTACAGAATTGAATTTAAGCAAGGTGTCGAAAAAGACCTGGCTAAAATTCCCAAGGCGTTAGCGCTGAAAATCCTTGACCGCATTGCCGCACTCTCCGAGGAACCACGGCCAGACGGTTGTAAAAAACTGAAAGGCAGCGAAAACACCTACCGAATTCGGGTCAACGATTACCGCGTGGTGTATTCGATCATCGACCAAAAATTAGTCATTCAAATCATTAAAATCGGGCATCGAAAAGATATTTATCAATGA
- a CDS encoding nuclease-related domain-containing protein, which produces MNTQLIGNYIATFWWVFLFSVIVGLLKSPTFKGILGEFLVNVMAKFRLDKNVYTLFKNITLPTEDGTTQIDHVIVSPYGVFVIETKNMKGWIYGGANQKTWTQKIYRHTNQFQNPLHQNYKHAQTLQSALGIEPEKIFSLVVFIGDSNFKTPMPENVVYAGGYIRYIKSKQQRILTGKEIAAIRHKIQAGRLKPSLKTHIQHVEHVKTIVEQKRQQVENACPKCGKPMLLRTVKSGENQGKEFWGCSGFPKCRTMRPVA; this is translated from the coding sequence ATGAACACGCAACTAATTGGCAACTACATCGCAACCTTCTGGTGGGTATTCCTCTTTTCGGTAATCGTCGGCCTCCTCAAATCGCCGACATTTAAAGGCATCCTGGGCGAATTTCTGGTTAACGTAATGGCGAAATTCCGCCTCGACAAAAACGTCTACACCCTCTTCAAAAACATCACCTTACCCACTGAAGACGGCACCACCCAGATAGACCATGTCATCGTCTCGCCCTACGGGGTATTCGTCATCGAAACCAAAAACATGAAAGGCTGGATATATGGCGGAGCCAACCAAAAGACCTGGACGCAAAAGATATATCGCCACACCAACCAATTTCAAAACCCGCTACACCAAAACTACAAACACGCGCAAACGCTGCAAAGTGCACTAGGCATAGAACCCGAAAAGATATTCTCGCTGGTCGTCTTTATTGGCGACAGCAACTTCAAAACGCCCATGCCGGAAAACGTAGTCTATGCCGGCGGCTACATCCGCTACATCAAAAGCAAACAACAACGCATTTTGACCGGCAAGGAAATTGCCGCCATCCGCCACAAAATTCAAGCAGGACGTCTAAAACCCTCGCTAAAAACCCACATCCAGCACGTCGAACATGTCAAAACCATCGTCGAACAAAAACGCCAACAAGTCGAAAACGCCTGCCCAAAATGCGGCAAACCGATGTTATTACGCACCGTCAAAAGCGGTGAAAACCAAGGCAAAGAATTCTGGGGCTGTAGTGGCTTCCCCAAATGCAGAACAATGCGGCCAGTGGCTTGA
- a CDS encoding type II toxin-antitoxin system RelE family toxin, whose product MAYSIQIKPSAQKDLLKLPPQNQTRLLDAIQTLSVNPRPSGIKKLQEHELYRLRVGDYRIIYAIQDQELLILVATIGHRKDVYRR is encoded by the coding sequence ATGGCGTATAGCATTCAAATCAAGCCATCCGCACAGAAAGACCTGTTAAAACTACCTCCGCAAAACCAGACCCGCCTTTTAGACGCCATACAAACCTTATCGGTCAACCCTAGGCCATCCGGCATTAAAAAGCTTCAAGAGCATGAACTTTACCGTTTACGCGTCGGCGATTACCGCATTATCTACGCTATTCAAGACCAAGAACTTTTGATCCTTGTCGCCACTATTGGTCATAGGAAAGACGTTTACCGACGCTAG
- a CDS encoding type II toxin-antitoxin system RelE family toxin → MDYKIEFTPKAAKQFSKLDQATKKRIKEVLLRIEALEDPRAVGKNLQGELAGLWRYRAGDYRILTRIIDDKLIILVVTVGHRREIYD, encoded by the coding sequence ATGGACTATAAAATTGAATTTACCCCCAAAGCCGCTAAGCAATTCTCGAAACTCGACCAAGCAACCAAAAAACGAATTAAAGAGGTTCTACTTCGAATCGAAGCACTCGAAGACCCGAGAGCCGTAGGAAAAAATCTTCAAGGCGAACTAGCCGGTCTATGGCGATACCGTGCCGGAGACTACCGCATCTTGACCCGTATCATTGATGACAAGCTGATAATTCTAGTGGTTACCGTCGGCCATCGGCGGGAAATATACGATTAA
- a CDS encoding exodeoxyribonuclease VII small subunit yields the protein MSRRKSASQFEEAMQELEQLVEQMERGELSLEESLKSFERGIKLTRTCQQALQEAEQKVQILLEKNGQQSLEPFNDE from the coding sequence ATGTCGAGAAGAAAAAGCGCATCGCAATTTGAGGAGGCCATGCAGGAACTGGAGCAACTGGTTGAGCAAATGGAACGTGGCGAACTCTCATTGGAAGAGTCCTTAAAATCCTTCGAACGCGGCATTAAGCTGACCCGCACCTGCCAGCAAGCCTTGCAGGAAGCGGAACAAAAAGTGCAGATATTATTAGAAAAAAACGGCCAACAAAGCCTGGAGCCCTTTAACGATGAGTAA
- the ispA gene encoding (2E,6E)-farnesyl diphosphate synthase, translating to MSKLKAYLTACQNRVERALDARLPGENILPQTLHQAMRYTVLDGGKRTRPLLVYATGQALGLNEDVLDGPACAVEFIHVYSLIHDDLPAMDNDDLRRGKPTCHKAFDEATAILAGDALQALAFEVLANDPSILVDAGARLKMIGNLTKASGSQGMVGGQAIDLASVGTQLNLPELENMHIHKTGALIRASVNMAALSKPDLDPAVAKNLDHYAKCIGLSFQVKDDILDVESDTATLGKTQGKDVDNDKPTYPALLGMAGAKEKARELHEQAVASLAGFGSEADLLRELSLYIIERTH from the coding sequence ATGAGTAAATTAAAAGCCTACCTGACTGCCTGCCAAAACCGTGTCGAACGCGCCTTGGATGCCCGTCTGCCCGGCGAAAACATCTTGCCGCAAACACTGCATCAAGCCATGCGCTATACGGTATTGGACGGCGGAAAACGCACCCGGCCGCTGCTGGTTTACGCCACTGGCCAGGCTTTGGGCTTGAACGAAGATGTGCTGGATGGTCCTGCCTGCGCGGTGGAATTTATTCACGTGTATTCGTTAATCCATGACGACTTGCCGGCGATGGACAACGACGATCTGCGCCGCGGCAAACCCACTTGCCATAAAGCGTTCGACGAAGCCACCGCCATTCTGGCCGGCGATGCCTTGCAGGCATTGGCCTTTGAAGTACTGGCCAACGATCCCAGCATTTTGGTCGACGCCGGCGCGCGTTTAAAAATGATCGGCAACTTAACCAAAGCCAGCGGCTCGCAAGGTATGGTCGGCGGTCAGGCAATCGATTTGGCCTCCGTGGGCACCCAACTGAATTTGCCGGAACTGGAAAACATGCATATTCATAAAACCGGCGCGTTGATTCGCGCCAGCGTCAACATGGCAGCGTTATCCAAACCCGACCTGGATCCAGCGGTTGCCAAAAATCTGGACCATTATGCTAAATGCATCGGCCTGTCATTCCAGGTAAAAGACGATATTCTGGACGTGGAAAGCGACACGGCCACGCTCGGCAAAACCCAAGGCAAGGATGTCGACAACGACAAACCCACCTACCCTGCTTTACTGGGCATGGCCGGCGCCAAGGAAAAAGCGCGGGAATTGCACGAACAAGCCGTTGCCAGTCTGGCCGGTTTCGGCAGCGAAGCCGACTTATTGCGTGAGCTGTCTTTGTACATTATCGAACGTACACATTAA